ACCACATGGTCGGCATTCCATCGCTTGGCCTGGATGTAGATGATGTCCAAGCCGAGCTTGTCTTCCTTGATCACCCCATCGATGCCTTCGTCACCTGAGCGCTTGGTGACTTCTCCCGCTTCCTTCATGCTGCCGCCATAGCCCATCTTTACCAAGAGCTGGATCACCAGGCGCTCGAAGAATTCCGGGCTTTGGGCGTACACCATGTCCAGCATGTCCGCTTCCAATTTCTGGCGAATCCCCTGGTAGGCGGATTCCAGCACCTCTTCCGGCGTGCGCTCCACCGCTTGGCTAGCGGGAGTTTCGATGGCTGGGGAATCGTCGGAGGAATCGTTGCGCCGTGCGCGGAACTCCTGGAATTCCGGGAAGCGGGAGAGGTAATCGATCCCGATGGACGACACTCCCTCACGGAGGGTTTCTTGGCCACGGGGGGTGATGTGGTAGACGCCTCGGCGGGGAGCCAAGAGCAGACCCGCCTTTTTCATGTAGCTGAGCGCCCACATGCAGCGATTGGCCATGACGCGCCCGCTCCCACTGGGAAGCAACTGCTTGCGCTCGTCGGCGGTCAGTCCAAAGACATCGGACACTTTCTGGACAAGCTCCTTGGCTCCCACTTCCCCTCCCCCGGCAAGGGTCTGGAGGATGGGGAGCATGGTTTCCTGGAACGGCGGGATGGGCATTCGCGGAGCCTTGGAGGAGTGGGTCGGACTTTGAAGGAGTATAAGTATCCGGTAGGCAGGGAAAGGCAAGGTCATACGCCAATTCGGATGGATTGGAGAGCTTGAATAGCGGTGAGGACGACCTGATCCGTGAAAGCGCCGATCTCCTTTTTAGGAACCGACAAGACTTCCCTGTGGGTTGCCTTTGGATCCCATGCGCCCTGAATTATGCTCAATTGCGCAGTGAGAGGTGTCCCGCGTTTGGAGAGGTGGGTTGCTTTCGATTGGAGGTAGAGTGAGCTTTGGAATCCGGAAGGAAATCTGCTTTGAAAAGCACCACAAAGACAGATAGACTGGAAACCATGATCATCGTCATTCAATGTGCAGGTTCGAAAGCGAGCAACGCAGGCACGATCAAGCACGATGGGCAATCCGTGAGTTTCGTTGCCCGTCCGCACCTCGCCACGCCAGTTTATGGGACCTTGTTTGCCCGGCCTGATGATGTCATCCCTGGTGAGTCCCGCACCTGGCGAGATTTGATACTAGAGACCAATGCGAACAAGGCATCGCAGAACGGACTCCTTCAAGCCGCCGACTTGTACAGACACCCCGCCTACGCAAGGCTCAAGGCCTCTATACCTCTAACAAACATTTTCATCCTTTCTGCGGGATGGGGACTTGTCCGCGGGGACTTCAGACTTCCGGACTACGACATCACATTCTCTTCGAGTGCAGATTCCGTCAACAGGCGACTTGAATCAGATTCTGGTTTTCTTGATTTCAACCAACTCCCCAATGCAACTTTCGAACCTGGCGAGGAAATCCATTTCTTTGGAGGGAGTTCCTATCTCCCGCTGTTCATTCAGATGGCTGGCAGCCTCCAGTGTCGGAAGGTGATCCACTTCAAATCAGAAAAGACCCGATTGCCAGAGGGTTTCGACGGCACCCAACACTTTGGAACCATCACGACAAATTGGCATTACAGCGCACTCACTGAGTTCTTGAGCCGTAAGGGGACGTGATGCACAGTTCAACTTCCACCATCCAGGAAGATCTAGACCGGTTTTATCATGAACTTGACCGCCTACGTGCAGATCCCCGTCAGGGATCCCGTCTACAAGATCTGTCGGGTCGCTCAGGGCTCCCTCTGCAAGGGGTCTACTTCTTTTGTGAACCCGGTGAATTCCGGACCGCAAATCATTCAGCTCCTAGAATCGTTCGGGTTGGCACGCACGGGATCAGCGATGATTCGCGTACTCGATTGTGGGGCCGCTTAAGCAACCACTTGGGAACGAGGAAGGGGTCCGGGAACCACCGAGGATCCATCTTCCGCCTTCTTGTTGGAAAGGCCCTCCAAAACAGGGAAGACAAAGAGGTGCCCACCTGGGGGCTCCATTCATCACGCCCAGAGCAGGTTAAGTCTGACCCGAAATTGCTCGCCGAAGAGTTGGACTGGGAACGGAAGGTTTCCGCTACGATCGGAATGATGAATGTGTTTTGGGTGGAAGTCCCCGGTGAACCGAGCAAGGAAAGTCCTCGCCAGTACTTGGAGCGCAATGCCATCGCCCTGCTATCCAATCAACTCCAGCCAGTGGATACTCCCAGTGCCGGGTGGCTTGGTCGACACAGTGACCATGATTCGATCTGCAGGAGTGGTCTTTGGAACCGAAACCATGTTAACGATTTATACACCCCGGAATTTCTCCAGGAGTTCGTCGCAGCAGTTGATCGAACGCTCTCAAATTCTTAGACAGATTTTGTACATCATTCATCATTCGCCTCCATTTCCATCGGAGCTGCCGTGAACCTTTTTCCTTTCACTCCCACCAAACCGGGACCTGGCTCGGTGGAGCTGATGACTCACCTCTCTGCGCTTGAACCTCCGTTTGTTTTGCCCGCAAATCCAACGACCAGTAATTTCCCAACTGCTGACACGCCATCGATCCAGAAGTGCACACATGAGGCAGTGGAGCTTTTCGGACTATTCTGGGGTTCCCCATCTCAGAGCAGCGAGATGGCCTATCAAACCCTAAATGACAACCCTCAAACTCGACTGCGCTTTCTTCTTGGCATTTCTCCATCTGTGCCAGTTTTGGAAGAAGACCTTGCCTCCCTCATCAGGCAAAGTGCCACCGGATTTCCAGCTCCATTTCCAATACGGATCTATCCGACCGATTCTACTCAGAGCACGACAAGTCTCCTTGCCTGGAAACACCGGGATGGATCGACCTTCCTTGTTGTTGGCTCAGATCCTTTCTTGGAACAGCAAAACCGGAAGCCTTCCTGCTTGGACCTTGTGACACCAGTTTCGGCTGCCACTTTCGAGGTTTGCCGAAAATGGTTTGATGATCTGTGGAAGGATGGGTGCCCAGTGGACCCCTCCCTGATAGACACCCTTCCCAAAGAAACACTCACTGTTGGACCGACAGGATCAAGCCCTGCCTGGCAAGCATTTGTCAGTCACTGCAGGAACCTGGCTCGAACAAGTCAAGAACCCGCCCACGGCGATTCCACTCAGGACCAAGAACTCATTCCGGCAATTCTTGACGCGGCCCAGACAACTGTTCGACCTGCTTCCACACCTCCCCAACAGCTTGAAGTCGACGGAGAGTTGATCGAGTGGATCTCTAGGCTGTACTCCAAAGGGTACCTCGTTACGCTCTCGAAGGTGGGGCGGAGCATACCGTTTGAGGCTACCATCGATCCCAAATGGTTTGGTTTGAAATCCTTCCAACAGGAAGGAGCCATCAAGTCCAAGACCAGCTTCCGTGTATCGCCCTTTCCTGAAAAAACCTTGCGGGAACTGGAACGAGCTCGGAGCGCGTCGGGAGTCATCCTTGCGACGTATTCATTTCCGCTTGCAGATGGCGTCCGCTGGATTCCACGCCCTGCGATCCCCCTGTTACAAGAAGCCTTGGAAAAAGGGAACGTCAAAGTTCAAGACCTCCTAGGAAAGGCAGTCGGTGGAGACCTCTATGAGTTCTTGAAAAGTCATCGATCACAGATTCAAGCAGACGCCCAACGGATGTATTCCAGGTTCCATCCTGCTCAAGAACTCCCGGTAAAGGTGGTGGACAGCATCATGGAAGAGCTGAAAATCCGCTTGGGAATCCGACCCGGCGAAAAACTTCTGCCAATCGTCTCTTACTCCCCCATATCGTTCCAAGCGGGATCCTCGGAGTACGAATGGAATTCCCCGTGGGACCAAGCCTTCCTACTGCTAAAAATGATCGCCGAATTTCCTCGAAAGATTCTTGTCGATGAATCATTCTGGCGTAGCAAATCCCACGTCATCGACCGATATGGCTATGAAAGGGCAATGACGTTAGAGCCCATTTTCAGCGTCCCCGCCTATGATCCACACCGACCCTACAACGCTCGCCTGGATTTGGAGCTCATCGAGCAGGTCACCCATTCTAAGATGGAAAATTGGAGGAAATGTCAGGCCCTGAAGGAACTCATGGGGTCTGGCGATCGCGAGAAGATACGTAAGCGATACTCTCTACCAGGCAAGATGGATCCCAAATTCTCACTCAATGGCTTATGAATCAATCGTGTGACTCAAGACTCATAACGGTTTCCAGACAATTAAAAATCCTCTTTGAACCGCCCAGAATCTTACAGCTCCGTGTTGATATGGGAGATCACTACCTGCCCCCCCTGCTGGCTTACGGTGGCGTTTGGGCTACGGGACAACACGTAACTGAGGTCTTCTTCGAGATCAAAGGGGAAGAGAGTTGGGAGCAGCGGCACGTAGGATGCTGGAACTCCACGATTGATCTGCCGTAAGGCGGACTCAACAAGCCATGCCGTCATAGGGCTCGGTACGGCCAGAGCTGGCTTGCGAACGATGCGTGTGATCAATTCTGATCGATCAAGGATTCCCCAATCGACTAGGCTCTGAAAAACGGCTCGGCGGCCATTTGTACAGACACCCCGGGCACCGTAAATCTCGCTCAGACGGCGATGAACCTCATGAGCGGAACACTCTCCGTGGAGTGCTGTCAAACGGCCCGTGATCTCTACGACTTTGGCGAAAAAGGGGTAAGTCACCAAACTCATTCCCCAACTATAGATTGGGGCACAAGCATCAAGATCTTGCTGCGCTAGTTCAAGTCCTTGGGAGGCAAATTGGGCAAGATCTTCTTGAGGCTGAAGGACGAGGGCCCTGAGCTTGGTCAGGGTTTTGGCCTTCGCTTCAATGCCAAGTCCACCTTGATTCAGGATCTCCGAGACAGCGGTCGACTCGAGTTTTTCCATGCGCACGAGCATGGCACACCGGAGCCATTCCAGCTTAATGGGCCTGTCGAAGCCAACCTGGTTCGTTGCAGTTTCTGAGTTCAATCCTGCCAATCTACTCTAACGAAGGGAACGATCAACTCCTCGACGGAGATCCCCCCGTGGACGACCAAAGGTTCACCCTCCAAAGCAAAGGCGTTTCGATCTTGAGCGAAGAGGGGAACGTAATCCACAGGGAGTCCGGGGAACTCCATGCGATAGGTTTCTGGGTGGGATACTTGGGTCTCACTTGCCACCAAGGGAGTGGAGTATGTCCGCACCCGCTCTCCTGAGGTATCCACAGAAAGACCCTGGTTTAGCCGTCCATTCCCGATCGCGTCGACGTTCCCGTGATCCGAGGTCAGGAAGGTTTGGAACCCTCTCGACTGCAAGGTTCTAAAAAGTTGATTAACAAAATCTGTCTGGCACCAGTGTGAGATTTGTCGGGCGACTCCGCGTTTGCCCAACGTAGCGCCGTGAACGATTTCGTCAACCATGT
This DNA window, taken from Fibrobacterota bacterium, encodes the following:
- a CDS encoding restriction endonuclease, producing the protein MPIPPFQETMLPILQTLAGGGEVGAKELVQKVSDVFGLTADERKQLLPSGSGRVMANRCMWALSYMKKAGLLLAPRRGVYHITPRGQETLREGVSSIGIDYLSRFPEFQEFRARRNDSSDDSPAIETPASQAVERTPEEVLESAYQGIRQKLEADMLDMVYAQSPEFFERLVIQLLVKMGYGGSMKEAGEVTKRSGDEGIDGVIKEDKLGLDIIYIQAKRWNADHVVGRPEIQKFVGALAGQGAKKGIFITTSRFTREAWDYSPRNETKVVLIDGKRLAELLIDYDIGVSLVSRYEIKRIDNDFFTDE